The proteins below come from a single Vitis vinifera cultivar Pinot Noir 40024 chromosome 9, ASM3070453v1 genomic window:
- the LOC104880406 gene encoding uncharacterized protein LOC104880406, with protein MSSLSLRSILETSKLVGANYDDWYRNLRIVLMHEKLINIIDKPAITTPADTNDAEATKTYQKYLEECLSAKCIMLASMSPELQRQHEDMEPPAIIEHLKKMYGGQND; from the exons ATGTCTTCCTTATCACTCCGTTCCATACTTGAAACTTCAAAATTGGTTGGAGCCAATTATGATGACTGGTACCGCAATCTGAGAATTGTTCTCATGCATGAAAAACTTATCAATATAATTGATAAGCCTGCTATAACTACACCAGCTGACACAAATGATGCTGAAGCAACCAAGACCTATCAGAAGTACTTGGAAGAATGTCTTTCTGCAAAATGCATAATGCTAGCATCCATGAGTCCTGAACTTCAGAGGCAACATGAGGATATGGAACCACCTGCAATCATCGAGCATCTTAAGAAGATGTACGGTGGACAAA atgattga